A DNA window from Zingiber officinale cultivar Zhangliang chromosome 3A, Zo_v1.1, whole genome shotgun sequence contains the following coding sequences:
- the LOC122052982 gene encoding 40S ribosomal protein S15-like, whose protein sequence is MADASDAVDVGGAHPKKRTFRKFSYRGVDLDQLLDMGLDELVKLFGARARRRFQRGLKRKPMALIKKLRKAKRDAPPGEKPEPVRTHLRNMIIVPEMIGSIVGVYNGKTFNQVEIKPEMIGHYLAEFSISYKPVKHGRPGIGATHSSRFIPLK, encoded by the exons ATG GCGGATGCTTCAGATGCGGTGGACGTCGGAGGGGCGCACCCCAAGAAGAGGACCTTCAGGAAGTTCTCTTACCGTGGGGTCGATCTGGATCAGCTCCTCGACATGGGCCTCGATGAGCTCGTTAAGCTATTCGGCGCACGTGCTCGCAGAAG GTTTCAAAGAGGGCTGAAGAGAAAGCCAATGGCTTTGATAAAAAAGCTACGCAAAGCG AAGCGAGACGCACCTCCAGGTGAAAAGCCTGAGCCAGTGAGGACCCATCTTAGGAACATGATAATAGTTCCTGAGATGATTGGGAGCATCGTCGGGGTCTACAATGGAAAAACATTCAACCAGGTTGAAATCAAG CCCGAGATGATTGGCCATTACTTGGCTGAGTTCTCCATCTCATACAAGCCTGTGAAGCACGGAAGACCTGGTATTGGTGCTACCCACTCCTCCAGGTTCATCCCCCTCAAGTAA